In one window of Sciurus carolinensis chromosome X, mSciCar1.2, whole genome shotgun sequence DNA:
- the Hmgb3 gene encoding high mobility group protein B3 isoform X1, translating to MEVRMAKGDPKKPKGKMSAYAFFVQTCREEHKKKNPEVPVNFAEFSKKCSERWKTMSGKEKSKFDEMAKADKVRYDREMKDYGPAKGGKKKKDPNAPKRPPSGFFLFCSEFRPKIKSTNPGISIGDVAKKLGEMWNNLSDSEKQPYITKAAKLKEKYEKDVADYKSKGKFDGAKGPAKVARKKVEEEDEEEEEEEEEEEEEEDE from the exons ATGGAAG TCAGGATGGCTAAAGGTGaccccaagaaaccaaagggcAAGATGTCTGCTTATGCCTTCTTTGTGCAGACTTGCAGGGaagaacacaagaagaaaaatccagaagTCCCTGTCAATTTTGCAGAATTTTCCAAGAAGTGCTCTGAGAGGTGGaag ACAATGTCTGGGAAGGAGAAATCTAAATTTGATGAAATGGCAAAGGCGGATAAAGTGCGCTATGATCGGGAAATGAAGGATTATGGACCAGCTAAGGgaggcaagaagaaaaaggacCCTAATGCCCCCAAAAGACCCCC GTCTGGATTCTTCCTGTTCTGTTCAGAATTCCGCCCCAAGATCAAGTCCACAAATCCTGGTATCTCCATTGGAGATGTGGCCAAAAAGCTGGGTGAGATGTGGAATAACTTAAGTGACAGTGAAAAGCAGCCATACATAACTAAGGCTGCAAAGCTGAAGGAGAAATATGAGAAG GATGTTGCTGACTATAAGTCTAAAGGAAAGTTTGATGGCGCAAAGGGTCCTGCTAAAGTTGCCCGGAaaaaagtggaagaggaagatgaagaagaggaggaggaagaagaggaggaggaggaggaggaggatgaataA
- the Hmgb3 gene encoding high mobility group protein B3 isoform X2, translated as MAKGDPKKPKGKMSAYAFFVQTCREEHKKKNPEVPVNFAEFSKKCSERWKTMSGKEKSKFDEMAKADKVRYDREMKDYGPAKGGKKKKDPNAPKRPPSGFFLFCSEFRPKIKSTNPGISIGDVAKKLGEMWNNLSDSEKQPYITKAAKLKEKYEKDVADYKSKGKFDGAKGPAKVARKKVEEEDEEEEEEEEEEEEEEDE; from the exons ATGGCTAAAGGTGaccccaagaaaccaaagggcAAGATGTCTGCTTATGCCTTCTTTGTGCAGACTTGCAGGGaagaacacaagaagaaaaatccagaagTCCCTGTCAATTTTGCAGAATTTTCCAAGAAGTGCTCTGAGAGGTGGaag ACAATGTCTGGGAAGGAGAAATCTAAATTTGATGAAATGGCAAAGGCGGATAAAGTGCGCTATGATCGGGAAATGAAGGATTATGGACCAGCTAAGGgaggcaagaagaaaaaggacCCTAATGCCCCCAAAAGACCCCC GTCTGGATTCTTCCTGTTCTGTTCAGAATTCCGCCCCAAGATCAAGTCCACAAATCCTGGTATCTCCATTGGAGATGTGGCCAAAAAGCTGGGTGAGATGTGGAATAACTTAAGTGACAGTGAAAAGCAGCCATACATAACTAAGGCTGCAAAGCTGAAGGAGAAATATGAGAAG GATGTTGCTGACTATAAGTCTAAAGGAAAGTTTGATGGCGCAAAGGGTCCTGCTAAAGTTGCCCGGAaaaaagtggaagaggaagatgaagaagaggaggaggaagaagaggaggaggaggaggaggaggatgaataA